In one window of Notolabrus celidotus isolate fNotCel1 chromosome 17, fNotCel1.pri, whole genome shotgun sequence DNA:
- the LOC117828694 gene encoding very-long-chain enoyl-CoA reductase, producing the protein MSRTTFFEVKILDAKTKEQLCFLVKVEPHSTIGDIKSLFHKSYPHWYPARQALKLDPKEKSLRDDEILQSLPVGTSTTFYFRDLGPQLGWTMVFLAESIGALLTYLLFYFRLPFIYSHINTSSSQPVVMLACACHTFHYVKRLIETIFVHRFSPGTMPLRTIIRNCAYYWGFSAWLAYYINHPLYTPPSYGELQVNWALVIFVMCELGNFSIHLTLNALRGDGSRGRRFPVPTKNPFTWLFYFVSCPNYTYEVGAWVSFSIMTQCLPVALYTLLGFIQMTIWAKGKHRAYSREFRDYPNHRTAIIPLIL; encoded by the exons ATGAGCCGGACCACCTTCTTTGAG GTGAAGATCCTAGacgccaagaccaaagagcagCTCTGTTTTTTAGTAAAG GTGGAGCCACACTCAACCATCGGAGACATCAAGAGCCTTTTCCACAAATCAT ATCCTCACTGGTATCCAGCGAGACAGGCCCTGAAGCTTGACCCTA AGGAGAAATCACTCAGAGATGATGAGATCTTACAAAGTCTACCTGTTGGGACCTCGACCACCTTTTACTTCAGAGATCTTGGTCCACAGTTGGGCTGGACTATG GTGTTTCTGGCAGAGAGCATCGGGGCTCTTCTCACCTACCTCCTCTTCTATTTCCGGTTGCCATTCATTTATTCACACATTAATACCTCCAGTTCTCAACCTGTGGTAAT GCTCGCCTGTGCCTGTCATACCTTCCACTATGTGAAGAGGTTGATAGAGACTATCTTCGTGCATCGTTTCTCTCCTGGGACCATGCCTCTCAGGACCATAATCAGG aATTGTGCCTATTACTGGGGTTTCTCAGCTTGGCTGGCCTACTACATCAACCACCCTCTTTATACACCTCCat CATATGGAGAACTTCAGGTCAACTGGGCATTAGTCATATTTGTG ATGTGCGAACTGGGAAACTTCTCCATTCACCTGACTCTGAATGCTCTCAGAGGAGATG GATCCAGAGGCCGAAGGTTTCCTGTGCCAACTAAAAACCCCTTCACGTGGCTGTTTTACTTTGTGTCCTGTCCAAACTACACATATGAG GTTGGAGCCTGGGTGAGCTTTTCTATTATGACTCAGTGTCTTCCAG TGGCCTTGTACACATTATTGGGCTTCATTCAGATGACCATTTGGGCCAAAGGAAAGCACAGAGCTTACAGCAGAGAGTTCAGGGACTATCCCAACCACCGGACGGCCATCATCCCTCTGATACTCTGA